The following DNA comes from Papaver somniferum cultivar HN1 chromosome 4, ASM357369v1, whole genome shotgun sequence.
CTTTGAAACTTATGAGGGTGACTCTGAGCTGATGTTGCGTTGTCGGAGATATTCTCAttgtctatagagtcagatcaatacaaacacagacttgtaaggtcttgaacgtgttttcccactctgataccaattgaaaaagcgggggtctaacacccacatccaatatttcgcttagcaatctgtatggacaaactccaatatactttcaagagaatcaacaagactcaatcttaaaaaaattatcaaagagttatatctctctttcttgattcaattatttttgaatcaaatagaaatctgcgagttttaattgaatacaagagaaatcacttgaacgataccaaaaaccaatgttcaaggatcaatcaatttcaatcaacaaccaaaggtctgatttccaattgattgattcaaacgcacaacctgtgatatttcaattatataacaaaatataacgcggaatagaaataacacagacaccagaattttgttaacgaggaaaccgcatccccgggacctagtccagattgaacacacaatgtattaagccgctacagacactagcctactacaaactaacttcggtctggactgtagttgaacccaaatcaatctcacactgatccaaggtacaattgcgctccttacgtctctgatcccagcaggatacttcgcacttgattcccttagctgatctcacccacaactaagagtttctacgacccaaagtcgaagactttaataaacaaatctgtatcacatagaaaagtctacagaataaataaatctgtctcccacagataaacctacaagttttgttccgtattttgataaatcaaggtgaacaagaaccaattgataacccggacttatattcccgaagaatatcctagtattatcaatcacctcacaataatcttaatcgatacggcgaaagaagatattgtggaatcacaaacgatgagacgaagatgtttgtgattacttttatatcttgcctatcggagatattaatctcaagccaaccgttacgattgtactcaacacgatagaatcagcaagatcagatcacacaactatgagaaagtagtatcggtctggcttcacaatcccaatgaagtctttaagtcgttaacatggtttacaagaagaaacccgaggttaaaggagaatcgactctagctaatacaactagtatcacataggaggtttggggattaggtttcctagttgctagagttctcccttatatagtctttcaaatcagggtttgcaatcaatgttagcttagtaacaaaaaattcaatattcaccgtttgatgaaaaactgattagattcaagctaatatctttcagccgttggatcaaaatcttagcttgtaacacacaaatgaaatgcacgattttagttttgtgtaactgtaccaaaacatgtacatttgttggttcaataatagttaaccaaatggttagccatataagcactttcatatcaaccatattcttcttcaccataactagttcaaatgactcaaatgaactagttagagagtttttcaattgcaaggaaatcttatgtaattacacaagacacaatcgaagcaaaatgatttgactcactcgaatcggttcatgaactttatagccacggtttgcatttttcattccttagtttttataaaagtataagttcacaaacaatcgtttttagatataaccaactctagttcgcggacttgagttcccggaaagagttcacaaactccagcagattttctcgggtcgagaacttccgccagttcgcggactgagttcacggctcttgttctggttctcttgatcaaaaaagttcgcaaacttcggttcaaggaaatgGGACTTATACATATACGTGTTTCCACAAAAtccttatatccaccattggttatataatttaaactctcatttcaaccattgaaacattcttagaggacgctattatatagttgttattcacaaactatttttcgtcaaagtaagcaattttcaaagtgattgaaacgtatcatgccttttgtcactaggtaaagatgaacttggctaaagcgaaagcttaccaacacatatttcgagaaatagataggcgagataaactcggctcgaaatagcaaatgtgtatattcaaagtctatatagcaaaacgacttttgtctcaaagataggagatagagtagatagacttttgagtgatagataagttcaagtctccacataccttttagtcgatgaagttccaccagttccttgagtagtccttagtcttgtatgatgatttccatggagttcttgagctcaactacactttctatcttagtccgagactttagctatggtagacaagaaatcaagacttatagttttgatcactaacattgacaaacatgcttgagatagcaacgcatgcgagttcgaccgagcaatgctctaacagcaatGATGTAATGAAATCAATGGGGAATTACATACTTTTGTTGATTGAATTgtattattttttgtaattttttatctTTGACGCGGAGGTATTACTTGcagattaatattgaagaaaaattGGATGTGAAGCAAATTCCAAACATGAAAGAATTTGTTAATCATCTGACAAAAACGATGCACTCCTCCATGCCTGGATATTTAGTGATATGGTGATTGCTCAGAGAAATCTTTATTCTCATTAGCTAAATTTTATTATCATCACTTTGTGGTGGGTGTTTCTTAACAACACTTGGTGATACAAGTATGAAAGTGTGACTATAGATGGTGATCTCTACTGGCAAGATCAACTTAATGAAAAGAACAAACCTTATTTTGATCTATGTGATGGTATTTTTGTAAACTATACATGGAAGGTAATGTTTCCTTGTCCACATTTATTGATTTCCTCAGTTTTCTAATCAACTTATTGCCCAGTTTTCTCTATTTATACTCCTTGTAATCAATTTGCATGAAGACTATCCAAAGCTTTCAGCTGAAGTTGTTGGTGAGAGGAAATATGATGTCTACATGGGGATCGATATTTTCAGGAGGAATACTTTTGGTGGTGGTCAGTGGACGGTATGTTGTCTTACAAAGTTGTAGGTCCTGACGTCCTGTAGCTCCTTTATACTTCCATTGTTCCTTTCTAAAACTCAGATTCGAAGTTTCTGCTTCACTTATAAGCAAGGCCTTCCATCTTTATTTGCTTGGTCTTGTATTTCGGTTAAACATGAACAATTTAACTTACAAATTTGTATGGTTACCAGACTTATATTGCAATTGATGTGCTAAAAAAGGACGATGTGTCAGCTGCCATTTTTGCTCCTGGATGGGCCTATGAAACCAAGGAACCGCCTAATTTCCAAACTGCTGAAAATCTGTAATATGTTTGCATATTTTGTGAAGCATCCAGCCTTCCGTTCTCCTTCATTATTTTGCTAGCCATCATTTTATTCCTGCTCATCTCAGAGAGTTTTAAAGATGACCTGTATACTTCCCTAATGTGTAGTTGGTGGGGACTTGTTGAGAAATCATGGGGAGTACTTCAACGCTACCCAACATCACTACCCTTTTATTCAAACTTTGATCAGGTTGCAACTTGATATCTTATTTTCATTATATTATATGCTTTATCTATGTGACAAAGCCTAGTTAGTAATTTGAGATACAGAGTGGAGTTCGGGACGGTATACGTACGAGAATTATACGGATTCGGATAGAtcggattcggtcaaaaatccggtcaacggttcgttaTTCGGCAGTAGTTCAAAACGGAAtatgtacgtgtataattcgttttagaaatGTGAGTTCGGTATTGAAAATTCGGCACATATAAATTTAATAAATAATACATTTTTAAGGGTATAGTCAAggtaaaaaataatttaaatgaACGTTTTTGAGTTATATAAGTGATACATTATGAATATACCACCAACAAACGAGTGGCCCAGTGGTTGGACCCTTGGTTAGGATGTCAGACATCGTGGGTTCAATTTCCTCTAACATATTTTTAATTTCTCTTTAGAGAAGAGGAAATGGGCTCGGATCACTGACCCGGAGTCTGGACTCAGACTGACTCGAGTAAACTGACCCAGACAGTTGTCCGAATTCGCGGATCCGAATAATACGCGAATAATACGAAACTTAACTTCCATATAATGCGCGAACCCTGTTCGGCCGATTGGTTTAATTGAACGAATAATTCGCGGATCCGAATAATACGCGAATAATAAGAAACTTAATTTCCATATAATGCGCGAACCCTGTTCGGCCGATTGGTTCGTTATTCATCGATGCGTTCGAAATTATTCATTATTCATCGATATGTTCGAAATTATTCATCGATACGTTcgaattcgcgaatgattcgggAATCATTCGGCAAATTACTAACTAGGTGACAAAGCAAAGGAGGTTCCAAGAGTATTTTCATATTTACTTCACTAAATACATGCCATGGTCATGATTATCATTTCTCGGTTGATGGAAAGCAAGTGTCAAAGGATCCATGTTGTAACATTTTCTGCCAGACCTTTCAGGTAAGAATTttctggagtttttttttttcttcgatggGATTATCTTGCTTCTTTACTTGTCATGTCTTCCACAAAGCATATGTTGGTGCTTTGGCAGCTTGTCCTTGAAAGTTCTGAGGAATCCTTGTTAAACCCCATACAAGTGACTGTTGAGTAAGTTCCTTGGTCACAGATTTGTCTTAACTGTCTCTTTTGTTCCGCTGCTCATTAAAGAAGACATCTTTGTGTTTGATTCCCTTCATATGGTAGTTTCAAAGGTGCATCTTATAATGGAGGAGGGAGCATCTTAGCTGAGGAAAACCTAGGCGACAAGGTGGGGGTTCTTATCACAGGCCTTGCATCATTGTGCAACATAGTGAAGGATATGCAATCTTCAATGCCAGCATCAATTGCCTCAAACATCACCATCACCTCAAGAGAATTAGCCGTCAACTGTCATCAAGGGAAAAATAGTTTACCTCAATCAGGTTCACATGCTGCGACAAGTTTACCTGTTGGAAATATGGTATCACCAGCTTCATCAGCAGTTTGTGAAATGAAAAAATGTTCATTGTTGAACATAGAGGATGAAGTAATTGTAGTTGGTAAGCTTTGTACTGGTGCTTCAGGACGTATGTTTCACGGAGAAGTCGTACCTGAAAGTCATGTCAAGGTGTGTCTCGATGATATTCTTatacttttattattattaagttTAAGTTATGGATTTTGACCTTGAGTTTGTACTTGCGAGTTATAACGCTAGTGGGAACTGCAGTGTAATTGGAGAGGTGGAAGGTGTAACTAAGGTACGTTATTGATATCCTTAGGACCattgtgttgttgttgtatcAATCTGAACCATGTAATATGTGGATCAGGATAGGTCGGGATACTTGTATTTTAGACAACTCTCTACTTTTTCTTTTCTCATTTTGTATATACCTAAAATCACTTCATTTTTATGTACATGCCGGTAGCAATGTTAAGACTGGTGGGGAAGCTTGCTTTACTTTAGGGTGGTCTTCGTGGTGCTATGAGCTTGACTGAAAAGGTAACTTTGATCTTACACATTTAAAGAGCTCCCCTTGCCTCAGAggtaacttgattttttcttaGCAAGTATGGAGATACTCTAGCAGTTTAACACTGTCATTTTTGTTTGTAAATACCTCTCATTTCCTTTTTCATTGCTCTATGCTTTTCAGCTTTTGACAGTTAGCACTATTTTATTACATCATGAAGTTTGTTTATCTGTCTACAGATGTTCCCAGTAGTTGTACTTCCAGATATTATTAAAGCATAATAAAATCCACGACCCATTTTCCTAAGGACAAATTCTGTGAAAGTGCCAACACTTGCCCAAAAGAACTCTGAATTTGAGAGAATTGGTTGTTGTGAATGTATTAAGAGGTAAAAACTCTTACTACCTTTTGTTAtgtcctcttttttttttatatatataagtcGAAAGTCAATTATTGGTTTATGACATTTCTTAGATGTGCATACGCAGGGGTGAATCCATGGATTGAAGTGGACAGTAGAGTGACTTCTAAAAATGCTTAACAAGGTGAAGTTATGAAACTATGATGGATTTCTTTAGTTATTAGACAACATTGGGTTAGTACTGAATACATCTTTATTTCAGACATGCAAGATGTACAAATAGCTCATCCTAATTTCTAATTCTTGTTAATTAGAAATGTTTGAAACTCTTGTGATTGTCTTTTAAGTTCCGAACCAATTCTAATgtagaaagagaaaaaaatattgttAATAAAGGAAGTTATTGTTGAATGTGTGATTGAATCTATGAGATGGATGGAATGAAAAATTTGCAGGTTATTTTGAATCCCAGCGTATTTTCGGCAGAATGTGTAACGACCATGGTCAATATTGACCAGGTCAAAGAGGGAGTATTTGACAGGCaataattttttttgatgttaCTAACAAATTCGTAACTGCTCCATGTTGTTTCAACCTGTCCTGTAGTAACAGCTGTAAGTTTTTTCAAAATGACACGTAGTAACAGTTCAGCTCTGTTACGACTTCCCTGTTACGAAAAAATCGTAACAGGGCCAAGCTGTTTCAAAATGACACGTAATAACAGCTGAGGTCTGTTACAACTCCTGTTACAACCCAAAATTCGTAACAGCTACAGGGCCGTTACAAATATTTGTCGCGCCACCTTTTGAAACAGAACCTGCCTGTTACAACCCTGTTTTGTAACATGTAGGATATGTTCCTAATCGGCCAAAATGGTGTagtgaacttagcttgttatacacaaatgaaatatacttcatttaggtttgggtaatcgtacctaaacgtgtacacttagttggttcaacaatagtttaccaatggttagccatatgagcattttcatatcaaccttattcatcttcaccataactagttcaaatgactcaaatgaaccagtttgagagttgttcaatttcttagatcttatagaattatacaagatacaatcgaagcaaaatcgattttaattcactcgaatcaattcacgaacactatagccacggtttgcaaagattgcattccttattatataaatgttttagttcatgaacaaaccgattttataaagtaacctacttaagtatacaaacgggtacgcaaacctaagtagtcggaccgagtttggttacgtcagtatgcgtatgggtacgcataccaattcataatttcaaactccaacagaaattcacggacgtgaaacttccgccagtatgcgtacgggtacgcatacttgcccgaGTTTTCCAACAACtgccggtacgcgtacgggtacgcatacttcatgttcccggttttggacttttacacgaatgtgagaacacactatgtttatatccaaacatggttacttgttctaaactctcatttcaatcattgaaactttcttagaggatgttaaagtagtcgttattcacaaactattttttcaagttattgaaataatcaacatcactttcgtcacgagtaaagatgaacttggctaaagcgaaagattaccatcacatatagcaatacgacttttctctcaaaataggagatagagtagatagaattttgagtgatatataagttcaagtctccaataccttttggttgatgaagttccacaagttcccttgagtagttcttcgttttcattcgatgaacgccgtggagtctagagatcatttacacttactatcctaatccaagacttagctataagtagaccataaatcaagacttatggttttggaaactaaacttgacaaacaatcttgagatagcaacgcttgcgagttcgactgagcagtgctctaacaagtataTCTAACACTacgaactctgggaggcatttttgtagatgatttgagagtgaagaatgtgtgaATATGGAGTTGAAATGGGGATTATTTATAGAATTCAAAATTCTAACCATTGGATGACAATGATTTTTAGGCGACCAAATGTAGTCGTTGGTGATTTTGTGACAAACACTGGCGAATTTATTACAAACACTGGCGTTTGATGGAATAACGGGCGAGGGTGCTACAAATGTCTGTTAGGACCGCCCGGCCTTACATCACGCACGCGCTGGTTCATCCATCtgactcaacaaaccaacaaatttttcatgtttgttgagtccatatggatgtttgtacatccatttttcatgtttgttgagtccataatgggagaaaaatcaacaaatatttgatttgttgagtccataggaactgctcttaggtAAACAAATAAACAACAACTTGCCTACCATCTTCCATACTGTTTCTTTCTCTTCGAGGGTTATCAAACATACATATGTGCTAACCTTAGTTGTGCGACCATCCTTCATCCTAGGCCGTGAATTTATTTGATAATCATTCTCAAGAAAAGTAAATCTCAAACATACGGTGAAGTATGAATACTAAATATTCTTGGACGCCTCTTCCTTGCCGGCTTTCCCCATGTATCATACCCTAATTACAAAACTGTAACTGGAAAGATTTGTTCTTCCCCCTAATTTGTTGATACTCTCGATTAGACCCAAAAACTTCACCACATCAATCTTCCACTTTGAGATCTTCCACAAATAATTGATCAAACCCCAAAAGAGTTGAACGTACTTAAGATGAGGTAAAACCACAATCAACAGTTGGAAAACGAAAAAGTAACCTAACCTAATATCTTTATCAccgaagaaagagaaaaagaaacaaaaacctaTTTTGACCTAAGTTAATGTCTTTTACTACCGGTTCATAGAATCGTGTCATAACACTAAGCCATTGATTATTGGATCAGATGGATGGTTAGATTAGACACATAACTATGTGGGGGTAAATTGGGAAGTTTCAAGTTTAAAAAATGTCCTGAATACACATGCATATTTGGATATTTTTGTCTGAAAAACAGTTTTACGGAGGAAAGTTGATAGTATTAATAATTTAGGGGGTGAAGCTCAATCACTAATTCACTTAGGAGGAAATCTCAAAAACTTCATTCTAATATACTACTCCCTCCGTAAAGGGAATAGTGATTTCAAGATAACTTTTAACCATTTTATCCCTATTTATGTTGATTGGTTATCCTCACAATTGAGTTTTTGTCTCTAATATAGAGAATATTACAAACATGGACAGTTTGGAGGGTGACAATTCGTGCTCCAGCACAAGGCGGCCATTCTCCTATTGCAATTGCTTAGCATATCTAACCTAATAAAATCGGAATCTCTATTTTATAGTCCAGAACCATATAAGATTTGAAAGATttgttttggtttggttttgttATATTTAATCCTgataataagaaaatattgaaCCTAAACACTGGATTTGTTTCTAAACTTAactaaacttaaaaagaaatagtTATTATGGACACGATTTATAAAGAGGATACCAATATTACTTGGAGGTGATACAAATCCATATAGGACAAATAAATATTAACAAATCATGACCGTTGGATCACTGGATTGGTATCATCCTGTTAATAGTGGTATCCTCCTTTATAAATCATGATTATGGAGGCTTGATGCGAGTGGGTCTTTAAATGTAAAGCCTATTAAGGACCCTAAAGGTGTTTTctattaataatttttttaattagtatTAACAAGGTAATTTGTTTCACTCTTCTCTTTCCCCAAGTTCTATGTTCTCTTTATATTTTAAATCTtataaatatttgattttttctaAAAAGAATGTAAGTTGTACGGAGATGATAGCAGTG
Coding sequences within:
- the LOC113272719 gene encoding cytosolic endo-beta-N-acetylglucosaminidase 1-like produces the protein MDTGKLIHNKKLEPRIVCLAPFAKSCGPMPIDIVDALCPPMVNQGHCAEFDDSLPFDNVKSLLPLISKEDIVSTEVISAHLEPDLKSVSQIETNIHSMFVVHALGTFIVEWDERKLIYNDIFATKQSAQRYAERLSELAVALGFDGWMINIEEKLDVKQIPNMKEFVNHLTKTMHSSMPGYLVIWYESVTIDGDLYWQDQLNEKNKPYFDLCDGIFVNYTWKEDYPKLSAEVVGERKYDVYMGIDIFRRNTFGGGQWTTYIAIDVLKKDDVSAAIFAPGWAYETKEPPNFQTAENLWWGLVEKSWGVLQRYPTSLPFYSNFDQGHDYHFSVDGKQVSKDPCCNIFCQTFQLVLESSEESLLNPIQVTVDFKGASYNGGGSILAEENLGDKVGVLITGLASLCNIVKDMQSSMPASIASNITITSRELAVNCHQGKNSLPQSGSHAATSLPVGNMVSPASSAVCEMKKCSLLNIEDEVIVVGKLCTGASGRMFHGEVVPESHVKGGLRGAMSLTEKMFPVVVLPDIIKA